One Klebsiella electrica genomic window, AAAACGGGCGCAAAAAGAAGCCGCCCTCAGGCGGCTCCTTTTGAAAATTAAGACTGCTTGGACATCGCAGCAACTTCTGCTGCAAAGTCAGTCTCAACTTTCTCGATGCCTTCGCCCACTTCAAAGCGGATGAAGCCAGTAACGTCGGCATTGTGCTCTTTCAGCAGCTGAGCAACAGATTTGCTCGGGTCCATAACGAAAGGCTGGCCGGTCAGAGAAACTTCGCCGGTGAATTTCTTCATGCGGCCTTCAACCATTTTCTCAGCGATTTCTTTCGGCTTACCAGACTGCATCGCGATGTCCAGCTGAACCTGGTACTCTTTCTCTACCACTTCAGCAGACACGTCTTCCGGCTTAACGAATTCCGGCTTGCTTGCAGCGATGTGCATTGCCAGCTGTTTAACCAGCTCCTGGTCAGCGCCTTTAGCCGCAACCAGAACGCCGATACGCGCGCCGTGCTGGTATGAACCCAGAACTTCGCCTTCCAGGGCCGCAACGCGACGGATGTTGATGTTCTCACCGATTTTAGCAACCAGCGCAACACGCTCTTCTTCGAACTGTGCTTTCAGAACTTCAACGTCGGTGATTTTACCAGCCACAGCTGCGTCCAGAACTTTGTTAGCAAATGCCTGGAAACCGCCATCTTTAGCAACGAAGTCAGTCTGGCAGTTAACTTCCAGAATGATGCCGTAGGTGCCGTCGATTTTAGTGATGATCACGCCGTCAGCAGCAACGTTGCCTGCTTTCTTAGCTGCTTTGATCGCACCGGATTTACGCATGTTTTCGATTGCCAGCTCGATGTCGCCGTTCGCTTCGGTCAGCGCTTTCTTGCAATCCATCATGCCTGCGCCAGTACGCTCACGCAGCTCTTTTACCAGGGATGCGGTAATTTCAGCCATTCTTAAATCCTCGGGAGATGTGAACTGCCCGGCCGGGGGCCAAACAGTATAAATTGAAAAAAGGGGCCAAAAATGGGCCCCTATTCATACACGGTACTAATAAGGGGTGAAACCTTATTATTCAGCTTCTACGAAGCTTTCTTCCGCCTGAGAAGCCAGATCCTGAGAACGACCTTCGCGCACGGTTGTAGCTACAGCGCCCAGGTACAGGCTAACAGCGCGGATTGCGTCGTCGTTACCCGGGATAACGAAGTCTACGCCGTCCGGATCGGAGTTAGTATCAACGATAGCAAATACCGGGATACCCAGGTTGTTTGCTTCTTTGATAGCGATGTGCTCGTGGTCAGCGTCGATAACAAACAGTGCGTCCGGCAGGCCGCCCATGTCTTTGATACCGCCCAGGCTGTTTTCCAGCTTGTCCAGCTCACGAGTGCGCATCAGCGCTTCTTTCTTGGTCAGCTTCTCGAAAGTACCGTCCTGGGACTGAGTTTCCAGGTCTTTCAGACGTTTGATGGACTGACGAACGGTTTTCCAGTTAGTCAGCATGCCGCCCAACCAGCGATGGTTCACGAAGAACTGGTCGCAGCTGTTAGCAGCTTCTTTTACCGCTTCGCTTGCAGCGCGTTTAGTACCAACGAAAAGGATTTTACCTTTACGAGCAGAGATCTTGTTCAGTTCAGCCAGAGCTTCGTTGAACATCGGTACAGTTTTCTCAAGGTTGATGATGTGAACTTTGTTACGCGCGCCGAAGATGAAAGGCTTCATTTTCGGGTTCCAGTAACGGGTCTGGTGACCAAAGTGAACACCAGCCTTGAGCATGTCGCGCATGGAAACAGTTGCCATGTTTAAAACCTCTATAGATAAAGTTGGGGTTATGCCTCCACGTATCCCATATTACCGACCCAAAGGGCACCCCGGAATATGTGTCGATACGTGTGTGTTATTTACACAAAGTGAGATTTGTCGCTTCAGTCCATCCTGTGTAGTACCAAATGGAACGGAAGTCCGGCGCGCTTTATACCACAAAATCCGATCGGAAACCAACTGTTGTTGACGCTGAGTGCTGTTAATGATTCTCAATTTGGCACCAGGACACCCGGACTGTTAACATTGGCAGGAATAACTCTATTATTGTCGAAAAAACCGACACAGCTGGACACAATCCATGGCTATATCTATCAAAACATCTGAAGACATCGAAAAAATGCGCGTCGCCGGCCGCCTGGCCGCTGAAGTGCTGGAAATGATCGAACCCTACGTTAAACCTGGGGTCAGCACCGGCGAACTGGACCGTATCTGTAACGATTACATTGTTAACGAACAGAAAGCGATCTCCGCCTGCCTCGGCTACCACGGCTACCCGAAATCCGTCTGTATCTCTATTAACGAAGTCGTCTGTCACGGGATTCCTGACGACGAAAAACTGTTGAAAGACGGCGACATCGTCAACATTGATGTCACGGTCATTAAGGATGATTTCCACGGCGACACCTCTAAAATGTTCATCGTCGGCAAACCGACGATTCTTGGCGAGCGCCTGTGCCGCATCACTCAGGAAAGCCTGTATCTGGCCCTGAAGATGGTTAAGCCGGGAATTAACCTGCGCGCCATCGGCGCAGCCATCCAGAAATTCGTCGAAGCGGAAGGTTTCTCGGTGGTGCGTGAGTATTGCGGTCACGGTATCGGTCGTGGTTTCCATGAAGAGCCGCAGGTGCTGCACTACGACTCGCCTGAGACCAATGTGGTGCTCAAGCCAGGCATGACCTTTACCATCGAACCGATGGTCAATGCCGGCAAGAAAGAGATCCGCAGTATGAAAGACGGCTGGACGGTGAAAACCAAAGACCGGAGCTTGTCTGCGCAGTACGAGCATACTATTGTGGTGACAGAGAACGGCTGCGAGATTCTGACGCTACGCAAGGATGACACCATCCCGGCGATAATCTCGCACAACGCATAACGAAAAGCCGGCGCCCGCCGGCTTTTTTATGACGGGCGTCCTGCCCGTCACCCTACGGGCCGCCGCAGGCGACGTTAAAAATCGCTCCCGGCGATTTTTTATGGGCGATAGTTGATAGTTTTTTCATATGGTGACGCGATGAGTAACTCTTTACCTGATACTGTCTCCCCTACCCTCTCCGCTCAACCTGAGAATCCAGGTAGCTGGCCACAAGGGGATTTGAACTGTGCCGCCATCAAGGCACATCTCGATACTTTCCAGCGCTGGCTGGGCGAAGCATTTGATAGCGGTATCCCCGCCGGGGAGCTCATCGAAGCGCGAACCGAATTTATCGACCAGCTGCTCCAGCGCCTGTGGGTGGATTACGGTTTTGGTTCAGTCAGCGATCTGGCGCTGGTCGCGGTTGGAGGATACGGTCGCGGCGAGCTGCACCCGCTCTCCGACATCGACCTGCTGATTCTCAGCCGCAAAAAACTCTCCGATGAGCAGGCGCAGAAAGTGGGCGAACTGCTGACGCTGCTGTGGGATATCAAGCTCGAAGTCGGCCACAGCGTGCGCACGCTCGAAGAGTGCCTGCTGGAAGGACTGTCCGATCTGACCGTTGCCACCAACCTGATCGAAACGCGTCTGCTGATTGGCGACGTCGCGCTATTTCTGGAGCTACAAAAACATATTTTCAGCGATGGCTTCTGGCCCTCGGAGAAGTTTTTCGCCGCCAAGGTCGAAGAGCAGAATATACGCCACCAGCGCTACCACGGCACCAGCTATAACCTCGAACCGGACGTGAAAAGCAGTCCCGGCGGCCTGCGCGATATCCACACCCTGCAGTGGGTCGCCCGTCGTCACTTCGGCGCCACTTCGCTGGATGAAATGGTCGGTTTCGGCTTTCTTACCGAAGCCGAACGCAACGAGCTTAACGAATGTCTGCACCAGTTGTGGCGGATCCGCTTTGCGCTGCACCTCGAGTTAAACCGCTACGACAACCGTCTGTTATTCGATCGCCAGTTCAGCGTCGCCCGCCGACTGCGCTACGAAGGCGAAGGCAATCAGCCTATCGAATACATGATGAAGGATTTCTTCCGCGTCACCCGGCGGGTCAGCGAACTGAATCACATGCTGCTCCAG contains:
- the rpsB gene encoding 30S ribosomal protein S2, encoding MATVSMRDMLKAGVHFGHQTRYWNPKMKPFIFGARNKVHIINLEKTVPMFNEALAELNKISARKGKILFVGTKRAASEAVKEAANSCDQFFVNHRWLGGMLTNWKTVRQSIKRLKDLETQSQDGTFEKLTKKEALMRTRELDKLENSLGGIKDMGGLPDALFVIDADHEHIAIKEANNLGIPVFAIVDTNSDPDGVDFVIPGNDDAIRAVSLYLGAVATTVREGRSQDLASQAEESFVEAE
- the map gene encoding type I methionyl aminopeptidase, whose amino-acid sequence is MAISIKTSEDIEKMRVAGRLAAEVLEMIEPYVKPGVSTGELDRICNDYIVNEQKAISACLGYHGYPKSVCISINEVVCHGIPDDEKLLKDGDIVNIDVTVIKDDFHGDTSKMFIVGKPTILGERLCRITQESLYLALKMVKPGINLRAIGAAIQKFVEAEGFSVVREYCGHGIGRGFHEEPQVLHYDSPETNVVLKPGMTFTIEPMVNAGKKEIRSMKDGWTVKTKDRSLSAQYEHTIVVTENGCEILTLRKDDTIPAIISHNA
- the tsf gene encoding translation elongation factor Ts — protein: MAEITASLVKELRERTGAGMMDCKKALTEANGDIELAIENMRKSGAIKAAKKAGNVAADGVIITKIDGTYGIILEVNCQTDFVAKDGGFQAFANKVLDAAVAGKITDVEVLKAQFEEERVALVAKIGENINIRRVAALEGEVLGSYQHGARIGVLVAAKGADQELVKQLAMHIAASKPEFVKPEDVSAEVVEKEYQVQLDIAMQSGKPKEIAEKMVEGRMKKFTGEVSLTGQPFVMDPSKSVAQLLKEHNADVTGFIRFEVGEGIEKVETDFAAEVAAMSKQS